The window GAATTTTGATGAAAGAACAACCGTATCATTTCTCTTGATCGTTATCCGCATATGTCTGCCGTCGGCCATTCTGGAAAGGGCGGACATGGGTTCTCCCTGGCTTCCGGTGGTGATTATTACTATTTCATCATCAGGAAAGTCGTTAATCTGCTTAACATCGATTTCCGTTCCTTTAGGAACGCTAATATAACCAAAATCTTTTGCAATCCTTACATTTGTTTTAATGCTTCTTCCGTCAAAGATGACCTTTCTGCCTTTTGCCTTTGCAATATCGATCATCTGCTGTATCCTGGTAATGCTGGAGGCAAAAAGGGCGACAATTAATCGTCCGCTGCTCTGTTCAGTAATATTTGAAAGTGTCTCGCCCACCTTCTGGTCTGAGATAGGATGTCCCTCCCTTTCAACATTTGTTGAATCCGACATCAGCAGCAGAACACCCTCCTCGCCGCACTGGGCAAACCTGTTTACGTCGGTCATTAAGCCATCAATCGGGGTCTGAGAAATTTTAAAATCACCTGTATGGACAACAAGACCAAAAGGGGTTTTAATGGCAAGACCCACCCCACCCACAATGCTGTGACAGACACGGATAAACTCAATCTCAAAAACACCTAATCTAAGCTTTTCGCAAGGAGAAACTTCATGCAATGATGCGGCTGACAGGATGCCATGTCCTTTAAGTTTTTGTTTTACGATACCCAGAGTAAAGGGGGTCCCAAAAACAGGCACATTTATTTCCTTGAGCAGATAAGGCAAAGCACCGATATGATCTTCGTGCGCATGAGTTAAAACAATCCCTGAAAGCTTGTGCTTATGCTTTCTGATATAATCAAAATCAGGAATTACAATGTCAATGCCAAGCATATAGTCTTCAGGAAACATTAACCCCGCATCAACCACAAAAAGGCTATCACCATACTCAAAGGCCATCATATTCAGGCCGATTTCTCCCAGACCGCCCAGCGGTATTATCTTTAACATTACGACAAATCTCTTTTCCTGTTATAAAATGATTCACAGACGACATATCTGACTTTTTTCAGAAGATCATCCTTTGTCTTCATGGCATACTCTGCTGATTCAATCGGCTTCTTTAACTCCAGCACCACCTTTCCTGGTCTTACAAAAACCCTGTTTTTAAGCATAAGCGGCCATAAGCCATGAATAATAACCGGAACAATCGGCACGCGGGAATCAACAGCTAAAACAAAACCACCCTTTTTGAAGTGGCTGATATTTCCGTCAGAGCTGCGAGTGCCCTCTGGAAAAATTAAAACCGAAA of the Anaerolineae bacterium genome contains:
- a CDS encoding ribonuclease J translates to MLKIIPLGGLGEIGLNMMAFEYGDSLFVVDAGLMFPEDYMLGIDIVIPDFDYIRKHKHKLSGIVLTHAHEDHIGALPYLLKEINVPVFGTPFTLGIVKQKLKGHGILSAASLHEVSPCEKLRLGVFEIEFIRVCHSIVGGVGLAIKTPFGLVVHTGDFKISQTPIDGLMTDVNRFAQCGEEGVLLLMSDSTNVEREGHPISDQKVGETLSNITEQSSGRLIVALFASSITRIQQMIDIAKAKGRKVIFDGRSIKTNVRIAKDFGYISVPKGTEIDVKQINDFPDDEIVIITTGSQGEPMSALSRMADGRHMRITIKRNDTVVLSSKFIPGNEKAIAKIINSLYRRGADVIYEKISDIHVSGHAFQEGLKQMINLTKPKYFVPIHGEFRHLILHARLAEQVGISKDRILFAENGQVIEFDENGGRVQEKVLTGRVLIDGKGIGDVGWSVLKERRILSEDGIVAVTMAFDEETGIVVYGPEIVSRGFVFETETGHLLEDAKCVILEIIEEMEPEGPDRIDKIRSRIQRDLKEYFYFTIKRHPIIFPFIIEI